The sequence ATTATTAATACAACTATAGCCAATATATCAATGTCAGGCATAGGTTTATACTCAGACAAAAAAATAGATAAGGGTGAAAAAGTTAAACTTTCAATATCATTCATTGATTATAGAGGAAAAACGACTGAAGAATTTGTAGAAGGTAAAGTCGACTGGCTTAAGAAATTTAAAAATATCTACCTTATCGGGATTATTTTTGATGAGGAGCTGAATATACAGCGTCACCCAAAACTATTGAAGCATTTAATATGGCTTATTGATACTTTCCAATGGCCTCAGCCTTATAATGATAAAAGGATTGCAATAGTTTAAAGCTATTGCAATCCTGATTCTAATCAGCTCAAATAATGCAGATATTACTTAAAAACTTTTTTAACTTGATACACCTCCCTTAGTCCCCCCTTGCCAAGGGGGGAATTAAAGGGGGATGTATGTTCAATGAATAAAAATATTCGTAAAACCATCAGTTAAAAGTGCACTAAAGTATCGAAAAATAAATTTACTCACAAAATCTGCATTATTTTAATTACATTTTTCAGGTTAACAGTTTTCAAGAAATTCTATTGAGTAATTCTTTTTCCTTTTTTCTCATTTTCTGATTGTGATATCTGCTTTTTTCGTGGTCGTAATAAAGAAGGTGAAGTAGACCATGTATGAGAAGCCTGTTCAGTTCATCATAAAAAGTAAGGCCAAATTCATTTGCCTGGCATTTAGCCTTATGGATATTGATAACAATATCACCCAAAACCAGTGGTGAGTTATGAGTGAAGGGTAAAGAGTTTCGTAAAAAGTCTTCTTTATTCTTTAGCCTGTAGCTTGCAACTTTTAACTTGTAACCTTCTTGTTGTGGAAATGCAAGGACATCTGTTGTTCTGTCAACACCACGGTACTGACGGTTCAGTGCCCTCATTCTCCTGTCGTTTACGAAAAGAATACTCAGTTCAGCCTTCTGGAGATTGAGCAGCTTGAACGCTTTTTTTAGAACTTTTTTTATCCTCTCTGGATTTATTACTATTCGTTTTTGTTGATTCTTTAATAAAACTTTCATCAGAAAAATCAAAACCCGGATAATCTATTCTTTTATGAAAGATACCTGTAAGTATGTAGGTGAAACGTTTCTTGATCTCATGAATGTCCTTTAAAGTAAGCTCGCATTCATCAAGCTGTCCTTCGAGAAAAATACGGTTTATTATTCTGTCCACCAGCGAAGCAATCCTTGCAGGTGTAGGATCAGTAAGAACTTTTGAAGCTGCCTCGACAGCATCTGCCATCATTACGAGAGCGGCTACTCTTGTCTGAGGTTTTGGACCTGGATATTTATAGTCTTCCTCAACAGGTAAAACATCATGTTCTTTCTCTTTTGCTTTCTCATAAAAATAACTGACAAGCATTGTGCCATGGTGTTGCTCTATAATATCAATGACAGGGGATGGTAATTTATATTGTTTTGCAATTTCAACCCCCTCCTTTACGTGATTGATTATAATCATACTGCTCATGTGAGGTGTAAGTTTATCATGTTTACTAATTGAGCCAATCTGGTTCTCAACAAAATACTCAGGCATTTTAATTTTACCTATATCATGGTAATAAGCGCTAACGCGTGCCAGTAAGGGATTTACTCCTACAACCTCAGCAGCTGATTCGACAAGATTTCCAACAATGACGCTATGATGATAAGTTCCAGGAGCATTTACCATCATGCTTTTCATGATTGGTTGATCGAGATCAAGCAATTCAAGCAGACTTATATCCGTAGTAACCTTAAAAGAATATTCTATAAGTGGTAGAAGTAATGATACAATTGCAGCAACACTCATTCCTCCAAGAGTAGCAAACATTATTGAAGAGGGAGCTTTTGCAGTATAGAGTTCACCTTTAAATAGAAGTATTATTATTACAGAAAAGATATTCGCTGCTATAAGATAACCTCCACCTTTAAGCAAGGAAGATCTCTTTTTGCAGCGTATAACGCTGAATGCTGCTGTTATGCTACCAACGAATGCAAAAAATGTAAATGAAGCATCCTGAAGCCAGAGACCGGTAAGTAGACTAACAGCAAAAGAAAAGGTAATGGAGGTGTGAAAATCAAAAAGAAGTGAAACAAACATAGCGCCTGCTGCAATAGGAATACCGAATAAGGCGCTATCCAGAGAGCTATATTCAAATCCTTTGGAGAGATTTACAAAAAAATATGCAAACAGTCTTGAGACAATGAGGGTGCCTATTAGCAAAAGCCCAAGAAGTAATAGCATATTGTATTTCTTAATATAGGCTGGTTTATAACGCATTATATCCCTGTATAGCATGAACATTATGAGGCAGGAGATAAGAACCCCACCAATTAACTGTTCAATGCTAAATACAAAAATCTTTTGTATAGAAAATGCGAGTATAAAACCACAGAGAATTATGAAATAAAGTCTGATAAAGAGGTCACTTTTGCCATGTTTTATAATTGTGCCATTAATTTTTGGAGTGCTGCTATCGCCAATTTTTTTGAAGAAAGAAATTATTTTGCCTTTATTCTGCTGACCGTTTTTCATATTTTTCGTAGGCCTTAACGATTTCCTGCACAAGTCTATGCCTTACGACATCCTTTTCTGTAAAATATATAAACTTTATTCCTTCAATGTCGTTAAGTATTTTTTCAGCCTCGATAAGACCTGATAACTTTCCATGTGGTAAATCTATCTGTGTTATATCACCTGTTATAACCGTCTTTGAGTTAAAACCAAGTCTTGTTAGATACATTTTCATCTGTTCTGTAGTAGTATTCTGTGCTTCATCGAGTATCACAAAAGAATCATTAAGTGTTCTACCCCTCATGAATGCCAGTGGTGCAATCTCGATAACCCCGCGCTCGATCAGTTTTCCCGCTTTCTCTGCTTCCATCATATCTAAGAGTGCGTCATACAACGGCCTCAGATATGGATTAAATTTTTCATAAATATCACCAGGTAAAAAACCAAGTTTTTCACCGGCTTCTACCGCGGGTCTTGCAAGGACTATTCTACTTATTTGTTTTTTTAAAAAAGCGTTAATAGCCATTGCCATAGCGAGATATGTTTTTCCTGTGCCTGCAGGACCGATACCGATTACTATATCATAGGTTTTTATGGCGTCTATATATTTTCTCTGGGTTTCTGTTTTCGGAATGATAAATCTCTTTTTTGATGAAATTGGAATGTTATTTAAAAAAAGTTCTTTGACTGAGGTATATTTTTCTCCGGAACCTGTTGATCTTAGTGCAAATCGAATGTCTTCTGGCCCAAGAGAATATCCATTCGAACTGATAATTCTTATATCCTGTATTATTTTTTCTGCTCTTTCAACAGCTTCAGATGTTCCCTGCAGAAATACCTTATTGCCTCTCTGTGAAGCTATTATACCAAGGGATTCTTCAATTATCCTCAGATTTTTATCGAGCCCGCCATAAAGTAGGTTCTGTTCTTTCTCTACATCAAGCTCAATCTCTAAAGTTATCGTAATAACTCCTGTTTTATTTAAATGTGACAAATGTATTCAATCCATCGGATTTCTTAATCCTTAGGGATAATATCTCAGCTTCTTTTCTTGTATTGAATTCACCAACCCTCACCTTGTAAATCTTTTCATTATTTTTTGTTTCTGATAGAACAACATATGGTTTGTATCCTTTTTTTTCAAGAATTTTCTTTAAAGATTCAGCCTCAGTTGGATTCTTAAAAGCTCCTGTCTGAACAGTATATCTAACTAATTTTGTTGTTTCTTGCTCTGCTTTATTTGATGGTGCTTTATTAGTTTGCTGATTTGTATTCTTTTGTTGTTTTTCTTCAGGTTTCATTGATTGAACCTTCTGCTTTGTTTGATTTAGCTCATTTGTTTTTGTTTCAGTAAGATTAACATCTTGTTGTGACTGTAAAGATGAAGACCCTGAAGTATCTTGTGTCTGTTCAAGCGATGGTGGTGAAGAAATATTTTCTTGAGATAATACATCCTGCTGAAGAGAATCTCCTCCCTGTGGGATTATCTGTGGTTGATAAGTTGGTGATTGAACGCTTTTGCCTACAAGAAAACCAAGAGTAAACCCAACAGATGAGGTAATTACTATCGCAAGAATAATAACCCATTTGCTAATAAAGTAAACAGATTCTTTTTCATTAAAATCAGAATGTTTCATAATATAAGCATAGCATCACCATATGAGAGAAATCTATACCTTCTCTCTACAGCTTCTTTATAAGCATTGATCAATTTTTCTCTACCAATTATAGCAGATGCTAACATTAAAGGAGTTGAACGGGGCAGGTGAAAATTTGTTATTAAGGAATCAATGATTTTAAATGTATGACCAGGATAAATAAAGTAATCTGTTATACCGAACAATTTTCCGTTAATTGATTTAATGTTACATCGATTATTAAAATATCCTTCAATTGCTCTTGTGGTTGTAGTTCCTACTGATACAATTTTATTACCAGTAGATTTTGTTTTTTTAATTTCTTCGAGAAGTTCATTATTTATCTCGAAATACTCACTTTCCATCCTATGGTCTTCAACATTTTCTGTCCTTATCGGTTTGAATGTCCCGATCCCTATATGAAGTGTTAATTGTCGTATTATTACTCCTTTGCTGGAGATCTCATCGATTACTCTTTCAGAAAAATGCAAACTTGCAGTCGGAGCAGCGATAGAACCAATGTTTTTTGCAAATATTGATTGATATGTTTCCTTATCTGAATCATCCGGTAATCGCTTTATGTAAGGGGGTAACGGCATTTTGCCATATTTCCAGATATTTTCTGATAATTCACCGAAATATGAAAAATGTGCAATTTTACCTTGATAGATTTCTGCAGAGAAATTGTCGGAAAAGGTTAGTCTACCTGTGAATTTGCCTTTTGAGAGTATTTCCCATACATCCTTCTCTTTTTCTTTCACAAGCAAAATTTCCAGTTTATCCCCATTTTTTTTGTAGCCGGTAAGCCTTGCTGGAAATACCTTTGTGTCATTAATGAGAAGCATATCTCCCTTGTTTAGATAAGATGGTAGATCAGTAAAATTTTTATGTTCAATAGACCCATCTCTGTGAAGGACTAATAATCTTGAAGCATCTCTTTTTTTGAGAGGACGTATAGCTATAAGACTTTCAGGCAGAAAAAAATCGAAATCAGAAACCTTCATTAATTTTTATCACTGTTCCAGGGTAAAAATATGATAGGATTTCCTTATAATTTTTTCCCTCACGGGACATTTTTAAAGCACACCACTGGCACATTCCAACGCCATGGCCATAACCTTTTCCTTCAAAAATGAATGTATCACCATTTCTGGTCATCTGAAAATTTGTACTGGGGAGACGACTCCAGCCGAGTGCTTTTCTTAAATCGTTACCAGTGATTATAGTTTTTCCTGTTTGATATACAATTTCAAGTTGTTTCACCCTTTTAGATTTTGTATAGGACTTTATTGATATTTCTTTGATATCTTGTATACCTAATGCTTTTTCGATTTCTTCAAGCGGTATAATCTTCTCCCAGAAGGAATATGGTGAGATTTCGCAGGATGATTCTGATGATTTCAGGTAGGGATAACTTTTTCCGAATACTTCTTCTGGATTTTCTGTCATGCCACCACAGGTGGAATGATAGAATGCCTCGATCAGTTCTCCATTATAAGTAAGAACTTCGCCCCGTGTTTGACTAACAGCATATGATATCCTTATATCAGGTTTGCTTCCTTTATAAACCTGATGTATGACCGAGGAAGCTATGTGATATATTGAGTTTCCATTCATTCTTTTTTGATATAAACTATATGTACGTGAAACAACTGCCTGGGCCTTGAGTGCTTCAATATCCCATTCAGGATTTACTTCCGCAGCAACAACGTCTTTGACATATTCTTCAATAGGTATTTCATTTACAACATAAAGACCATTATCGCCTTTCCAGATATCAATATTTCCAGTATAGCGAGTACCCATAACGAGTAGATCACCTTTCAAGCTACCAATTTTATCAATCTTTTCATTTTTTGATGGTAATCTTGAATAAACATCATTGATAATTAATACTCTTATGCTTTCCTCCGCATATGTTTGTAATGGTAAAATTAGGCTCAATAGCAATACTACTAAAAAACTTATTTTATTTAGCATATTTACTTATTTCCTTCCCAGAATCCAGAAGATTAGAGTCAGTAACAAACTTAAAAGTATACTTGTAGCTAATGGAAAATAAAATGTAAAATTTTTTCTCTGTATTACAATATCTCCTGGCAATTTCCCAATCCATGGTATTTTCCCTGATAGAAGTAATACAGCTCCAAGAATTATTATCACAACACCGGTGATTATAAGAAATCTGGCAAAATATTGTATGCTCTCACCCATTTATTTTATTTCCTTAATATCACTCTTTCTATTCAAATAACGCTCCATTTCTGAGTAAATACATCCACAATACTTCTGTCTATACAATCCAAGTTCTTTTGATAACTTTACTCCTTCATTCCAGCCAGTTCTAAAATCTTCTTTATAGAACTGGATTGAATGTCTTTTTGCAATCTCATTCCCTATGTTTAATATAATATCAAATTTCTGATATGGGCTTACAAGAAGAGTGGTTGTAAATCCATCGAGCCCCATTTTTTTTGCATTCTTTGCTGTTTCTTCAAGCCTCATTGAATAGCATAGAAAACATCTTTCACCGTATTCTTCTCTATTTACCACCGCCCTTATGAACTCCTTTAGTCCATAATGATCAACATATTCTATGTCCAGATTCCATAAATTCTGAAGCTTATGTAAAGCATCAAGACGCATCTTATATTCTGTATATGGATGAATATTGGGGTTAAACCAAAGACCCTTTACCTCAAATCCTTTTGAAAACAGTGACTGAAATGGATATAAATAGCAATTGGCACAACAGATATGCACCAGGAGTTTCATATACAAAGATTAAAATAACCCCTGTGGTGCATTGATTCCAAGATGCTGGTAAGCTCTTCGAGTAGCCTGTCTACCGCGAGGTGTTCTTTCTATGAGACCTTCCTGCAGAAGAAACGGTTCATATACATCTTCAATAGTTTCTTTATCTTCTCTTAATGAAGCTGCAAGAGTTTCTATCCCGACAGGACCACCATTGTATTTTTCAATGATTATTGTTAAAAGTTTTCTATCCATTTCATCGAGACCTTTTTCGTCCACATCAAGAGATAAAAGGGAACTCTTTGTTATATTAATATCTATTTTGCCATCGCCTTTCACCTGTGCAAAGTCACGTATGCGTCTCAGTAATCTGTTAGCAATCCTTGGTGTTCCACGAGAACGGCATGCAATCTCAAACGCAGCTTCATCATCAATGTCAGTCTTTAATATCCGAGATGAACGAAGGACTATTTTCTTAAGATCATCAGGTGAATAGTATTCAAGTCTATTTATAACACCAAAACGTTCTCTCAGAGGAGAGGTAAGCAAACCTGTTCGAGTGGTAGCACCTATAAGAGTAAACCTCGGAAGATTCAATTTCAATGTGCGGGCGGTTGGTCCCTGACCAATAATGATATCTAATTGAAAATCTTCCATGGCGGGATACAGTATTTCCTCAACAATTCGAGGTAGTCTGTGAATTTCATCAATAAACAGAATATCAAGATCTGATATATTTGTTAGAATTGCCGCAAGATCACCAGGCCGTTCAAGTACAGGACCAGATGTTGACTTTATATTTACATTAAGTTCAGAGGCAATAATATGAGAAAGGGTTGTTTTTCCAAGTCCGGGTGGACCATAAAATAATATATGATCAAGATGCTCTTTTCTTTTCTGTGCGGCCTCTATGAATACCTTAAGATTTTCTATAATCTTATCCTGTCCTATAAATTCATAAAATGACCTTGGTCTTAAAGTAAGCTCGAAGCCAAGGTCATCACCATCTATAGTAGATGATACAGAGGGATTGATTTGCTTATCAGTTTTTTTCAATAACTTCTCCTGTTAGATATTTTAACGATTCTTTTAGAAGTCCTTCAATATCTTTAAATCCTTTTTTATATGACAATTCCAGAGCTTTTATGGCAACTGATTTCTTATATCCGAGATTTATCAGTGCTGATAAGGTATCATCAAAAAGTCTATCATACAGAGTTTTTACAGGAGGGAGTTTTTCTCTGAGTTCGAGAATTAACCGATGAGCTGTCTTTTTACCAAGTCCAGGAATTTTGCATAGAACATCTACATCCTCTTTTTCGATTGCATGTAAAAGATCGTTATGGGAGATTCCTGAAAGAATATTAAGGGCCATTTTGGGTCCGATTCCTGTTATCCCGAGTAGTGTTATAAATATTTTTTTTTCATCTTCTGATATGAAACCATACAATTGTAAGAGATCTTCACGTACATGCGTGTATATGTGCATGAAAACCTCACTGCCCTCATCTGGAAGGGATGATAATGTTCCCACAGATACATTTACCTGATATCCGACACCTTGAACTTCAACGATTACATTATTTGGTTGTTTGAATATAAGTTTTCCTCTTAATGATCCTATCATTCTTTTCCTTAATCTTTTCTTTAAATTCTATAGAATGTAGATGACATATTGCGAGAGCAAGTGCGTCTGCACTATCCTCTGATATCGAAGAATTTTGTGTATGGATATTCAGTATCCTTTTCACCATCTCCTGAACCTGTCTTTTTTCAGCGCCTCCAAAACCTGTAACTGCTTTTTTTACCTCTCGAGCACTATATTCAAAGACGGATATAC is a genomic window of Nitrospirota bacterium containing:
- a CDS encoding HDIG domain-containing protein codes for the protein MKNGQQNKGKIISFFKKIGDSSTPKINGTIIKHGKSDLFIRLYFIILCGFILAFSIQKIFVFSIEQLIGGVLISCLIMFMLYRDIMRYKPAYIKKYNMLLLLGLLLIGTLIVSRLFAYFFVNLSKGFEYSSLDSALFGIPIAAGAMFVSLLFDFHTSITFSFAVSLLTGLWLQDASFTFFAFVGSITAAFSVIRCKKRSSLLKGGGYLIAANIFSVIIILLFKGELYTAKAPSSIMFATLGGMSVAAIVSLLLPLIEYSFKVTTDISLLELLDLDQPIMKSMMVNAPGTYHHSVIVGNLVESAAEVVGVNPLLARVSAYYHDIGKIKMPEYFVENQIGSISKHDKLTPHMSSMIIINHVKEGVEIAKQYKLPSPVIDIIEQHHGTMLVSYFYEKAKEKEHDVLPVEEDYKYPGPKPQTRVAALVMMADAVEAASKVLTDPTPARIASLVDRIINRIFLEGQLDECELTLKDIHEIKKRFTYILTGIFHKRIDYPGFDFSDESFIKESTKTNSNKSREDKKSSKKSVQAAQSPEG
- the ruvA gene encoding Holliday junction branch migration protein RuvA, producing MIGSLRGKLIFKQPNNVIVEVQGVGYQVNVSVGTLSSLPDEGSEVFMHIYTHVREDLLQLYGFISEDEKKIFITLLGITGIGPKMALNILSGISHNDLLHAIEKEDVDVLCKIPGLGKKTAHRLILELREKLPPVKTLYDRLFDDTLSALINLGYKKSVAIKALELSYKKGFKDIEGLLKESLKYLTGEVIEKN
- the ybeY gene encoding rRNA maturation RNase YbeY; translation: MKVLLKNQQKRIVINPERIKKVLKKAFKLLNLQKAELSILFVNDRRMRALNRQYRGVDRTTDVLAFPQQEGYKLKVASYRLKNKEDFLRNSLPFTHNSPLVLGDIVINIHKAKCQANEFGLTFYDELNRLLIHGLLHLLYYDHEKSRYHNQKMRKKEKELLNRIS
- a CDS encoding DUF2905 domain-containing protein translates to MGESIQYFARFLIITGVVIIILGAVLLLSGKIPWIGKLPGDIVIQRKNFTFYFPLATSILLSLLLTLIFWILGRK
- the ruvB gene encoding Holliday junction branch migration DNA helicase RuvB; the encoded protein is MNPSVSSTIDGDDLGFELTLRPRSFYEFIGQDKIIENLKVFIEAAQKRKEHLDHILFYGPPGLGKTTLSHIIASELNVNIKSTSGPVLERPGDLAAILTNISDLDILFIDEIHRLPRIVEEILYPAMEDFQLDIIIGQGPTARTLKLNLPRFTLIGATTRTGLLTSPLRERFGVINRLEYYSPDDLKKIVLRSSRILKTDIDDEAAFEIACRSRGTPRIANRLLRRIRDFAQVKGDGKIDINITKSSLLSLDVDEKGLDEMDRKLLTIIIEKYNGGPVGIETLAASLREDKETIEDVYEPFLLQEGLIERTPRGRQATRRAYQHLGINAPQGLF
- a CDS encoding SPOR domain-containing protein; amino-acid sequence: MKHSDFNEKESVYFISKWVIILAIVITSSVGFTLGFLVGKSVQSPTYQPQIIPQGGDSLQQDVLSQENISSPPSLEQTQDTSGSSSLQSQQDVNLTETKTNELNQTKQKVQSMKPEEKQQKNTNQQTNKAPSNKAEQETTKLVRYTVQTGAFKNPTEAESLKKILEKKGYKPYVVLSETKNNEKIYKVRVGEFNTRKEAEILSLRIKKSDGLNTFVTFK
- a CDS encoding PhoH family protein encodes the protein MTITLEIELDVEKEQNLLYGGLDKNLRIIEESLGIIASQRGNKVFLQGTSEAVERAEKIIQDIRIISSNGYSLGPEDIRFALRSTGSGEKYTSVKELFLNNIPISSKKRFIIPKTETQRKYIDAIKTYDIVIGIGPAGTGKTYLAMAMAINAFLKKQISRIVLARPAVEAGEKLGFLPGDIYEKFNPYLRPLYDALLDMMEAEKAGKLIERGVIEIAPLAFMRGRTLNDSFVILDEAQNTTTEQMKMYLTRLGFNSKTVITGDITQIDLPHGKLSGLIEAEKILNDIEGIKFIYFTEKDVVRHRLVQEIVKAYEKYEKRSAE
- the queA gene encoding tRNA preQ1(34) S-adenosylmethionine ribosyltransferase-isomerase QueA → MKVSDFDFFLPESLIAIRPLKKRDASRLLVLHRDGSIEHKNFTDLPSYLNKGDMLLINDTKVFPARLTGYKKNGDKLEILLVKEKEKDVWEILSKGKFTGRLTFSDNFSAEIYQGKIAHFSYFGELSENIWKYGKMPLPPYIKRLPDDSDKETYQSIFAKNIGSIAAPTASLHFSERVIDEISSKGVIIRQLTLHIGIGTFKPIRTENVEDHRMESEYFEINNELLEEIKKTKSTGNKIVSVGTTTTRAIEGYFNNRCNIKSINGKLFGITDYFIYPGHTFKIIDSLITNFHLPRSTPLMLASAIIGREKLINAYKEAVERRYRFLSYGDAMLIL
- a CDS encoding PilZ domain-containing protein, whose amino-acid sequence is MIKQRRRKKVKVDIRKWYRYHFFGTAELMIPKGNTIINTTIANISMSGIGLYSDKKIDKGEKVKLSISFIDYRGKTTEEFVEGKVDWLKKFKNIYLIGIIFDEELNIQRHPKLLKHLIWLIDTFQWPQPYNDKRIAIV
- a CDS encoding epoxyqueuosine reductase QueH, coding for MKLLVHICCANCYLYPFQSLFSKGFEVKGLWFNPNIHPYTEYKMRLDALHKLQNLWNLDIEYVDHYGLKEFIRAVVNREEYGERCFLCYSMRLEETAKNAKKMGLDGFTTTLLVSPYQKFDIILNIGNEIAKRHSIQFYKEDFRTGWNEGVKLSKELGLYRQKYCGCIYSEMERYLNRKSDIKEIK
- a CDS encoding SpoIID/LytB domain-containing protein produces the protein MLNKISFLVVLLLSLILPLQTYAEESIRVLIINDVYSRLPSKNEKIDKIGSLKGDLLVMGTRYTGNIDIWKGDNGLYVVNEIPIEEYVKDVVAAEVNPEWDIEALKAQAVVSRTYSLYQKRMNGNSIYHIASSVIHQVYKGSKPDIRISYAVSQTRGEVLTYNGELIEAFYHSTCGGMTENPEEVFGKSYPYLKSSESSCEISPYSFWEKIIPLEEIEKALGIQDIKEISIKSYTKSKRVKQLEIVYQTGKTIITGNDLRKALGWSRLPSTNFQMTRNGDTFIFEGKGYGHGVGMCQWCALKMSREGKNYKEILSYFYPGTVIKINEGF